In Ptiloglossa arizonensis isolate GNS036 chromosome 6, iyPtiAriz1_principal, whole genome shotgun sequence, a single window of DNA contains:
- the Ciao1 gene encoding cytosolic iron-sulfur assembly component 1 isoform X2 has product MFRRFIGLKHSCKTLFSYAIVKDYSIIRTMSGLNSTAGIPLTQVVDALQKFAGLPLAASWDNVGLLIEPTEAKLIAHILLTNDLTEDVMQEALDLKTDMIITYHPLIFTPIKSITTKSWKERIVAKCLENKIAVYSPHTTFDSIKGGVNDWLASAFEIVPCSSTPIEVNAQNEEYGFGRLCTLEKKISIEEAVQLVKIRTGLNHVRLARARQTDGYISTIALCAGSGVTVLKKTSADLYLTGEMLHHDVLDAVHKGTNVILTNHSDSERGFLISFACTLNDILNKSVKVSVSKNDADPLTTV; this is encoded by the exons ATGTTTAGGCGATTCATTGGATTGAAACATAGTTGCAAAACTTTATTCTCCTATGCTATAGTCAAAGATTACAGTATAATACGTACAATGAGTGGACTGAATAGTACTGCTGGGATTCCTTTGACACAAGTTGTAGATGCATTGCAAAAGTTTGCTGGTTTACCACTTGCAGCATCTTGGGATAATGTAGGATTGCTTATTGAACCTACAGAGGCAAAACTGATCGCACATATTCTTTTAACAAATGATCTAACAGAAGATGTCATGCAAGAAGCCCTAGACTTAAAAACTGACATGATTATTACTTATCATCCACTGATATTTACACCTATCAAGTCTATAACAACTAAATCATGGAAG GAAAGAATTGTTGCTAAatgtttagaaaataaaatagctGTATATTCTCCTCATACCACTTTTGATTCGATAAAAGGTGGTGTAAATGACTGGCTAGCTTCAGCATTTGAAATTg TACCCTGCAGTAGCACGCCAATAGAAGTGAATGCGCAGAACGAAGAGTATGGTTTTGGACGACTATGCACTTTAGAAAAGAAAATCTCTATTGAAGAAGCTGTACAACTAGTGAAAATACGTACTGGTTTGAATCACGTTAGATTGGCACGTGCTCGTCAGACAG ATGGTTACATTAGCACTATTGCACTTTGTGCTGGGTCTGGAGTAACAGTTTTAAAAAAAACGTCTGCTGATCTGTATCTTACTGGAGAGATGTTACACCATGATGTTCTTGATGCAGTACATAAGGGAACTAACGTGATATTAACAAACCACTCTGATTCTGAACGTGGTTTTCTAATATCATTTGCCTGCACGCTGAACGATATACTGAACAAATCTGTGAAAGTGAGTGTATCTAAAAATGATGCCGATCCCCTAACAACTGTCTAA
- the Ciao1 gene encoding cytosolic iron-sulfur assembly component 1 isoform X1, with product MGTLKLKQTLSSHRGRVWNVCWHPKGTCIASCGEDKTIIIWGPQEPKWVSKTILTEGHTRTIREIAWSPCGNYIASASFDATTAIWDKKLGQFECNATLEGHENEVKSVSWSCNGQLLATCSRDKSVWIWEVNDDEYECAAVINAHTQDVKKVRWHPNEEVVASASYDNTAKIFKENAVDNDWSCVATLSSHTSTVWSLSWDKTGTRIATCSDDQTVKIWQEYKPGNEPGIVTTNNEPTWKCVCTLSGYHTRAIYDIDWCKTTGLLVTACGDDIIRIFKEDSDSNAYQSSFTMVCSMETAHTQDVNCVQWNPTVPGQLASASDDGLVKIWFYNE from the exons ATGGgtacattaaaattaaaacaaacttTGAGCAGTCATAGAGGAAGGGTGTGGAATGTTTGTTGGCATCCTAAGGGTACTTGTATTGCATCTTGTGGAGAAGACAAAACAATTATAATATGGGGACCACAGGAACCAAAGTGGGTTTCAAAAACCATTCTTACTGAAGGGCATACAAGAACCATTAGAGAAATAGCATGGTCTCCGTGTGGAAATTACATAGCCTCTGCTAGTTTTGATGCAACTACTGCTATATGGGATAAAAAATTaggacagtttgaatgtaatgCAACATTAGAAGGACACGAGAATGAAGTGAAAAGTGTTAGTTGGTCCTGTAATGGGCAGTTGTTAGCCACTTGTAGTCGAGATAAATCTGTTTGGATATGGGAAGTAAACGATGATGAGTATGAGTGTGCTGCTGTCATTAATGCTCATACTCAAGATGTGAAAAAG GTAAGGTGGCATCCTAATGAAGAAGTTGTGGCATCTGCCAGTTACGACAACACAGCAAAGATATTTAAGGAAAATGCAGTAGATAATGATTGGTCATGTGTGGCAACATTATCATCTCACACCTCAACAGTTTGGAGCCTTTCATGGGATAAAACTGGAACTCGAATAGCAACCTGTAGTGACGATCAAACAGTGAAGATATGGCAAGAATATAAACCTGGTAATGAACCTGGAATTGTTACGACAAACAACGAACCAACTTGGAAGTGTGTGTGTACATTATCTGGTTATCACACTAGGGCAATCTATGATATTGATTGGTGTAAAACAACTGGCTTACTAGTGACTGCATGTGGTGATGacattattagaatatttaaagaAGATAGTGATTCTAATGCTTATCAATCATCTTTTACAATGGTTTGTTCAATGGAAACTGCCCATACACAAGATGTGAATTGTGTGCAGTGGAATCCTACTGTTCCTGGACAACTTGCATCAGCCAGTGATGATGGATTAGTGAAAATTTGGTTTTATAATGAATAG
- the Sec8 gene encoding exocyst complex component secretory 8, whose product MNSIPPTKPPRGIKPTKETSGLLISVIRALSASETNEQREIEKAKLEKEYKKSDQRLDELVSLHDQDLTQVMQIFSALSEKVTASREKIHAVKENLNACKQLLRCKREELLNLWLEGIEHKHVLHLLKDVTPDSCTRMLPITDTDALSVPTSCSTVSD is encoded by the exons atgaatTCCATTCCTCCGACTAAACCTCCAAGAGGCATCAAGCCAACCAAAGAAACA AGTGGTTTATTGATTTCTGTTATTCGTGCTTTATCAGCAAGTGAAACTAATGAACAACGAGAAATAGAAAAAGCTAAACTTgagaaagaatataaaaaaagtgACCAACGACTTGATGAATTGGTATCATTACATGATCAAGATCTTACACAAGTTATGCAA ATATTCAGTGCTTTATCAGAAAAGGTGACAGCTtctcgggaaaaaattcatgcagttaaagaaaatttgaatgcATGTAAACAATTATTGAGATGTAAACGAGAGGAATTGTTAAATTTGTGGTTGGAAGGAATTGAACACAAGCATGTGCTACACCTTTTGAAAGATGT AACACCTGATTCTTGCACTCGAATGTTACCTATAACAGATACAGATGCATTATCAGTACCTACATCGTGTAGTACAGTGTCAGattga
- the Tfiib gene encoding transcription factor IIB: MASSSRHETNKVCCYAHPDAPLIEDYRAGDQICSECGLVVGDRVIDVGSEWRTFSNEKAGVDPSRVGGPENPLLNGSDLSTMIGPGTGAASFDAFGASKYQNRRTMSSSDRALINAFREINGMADRINLPKTIVDRANNLFKQVHDGKNLKGRANDAIASACLYIACRQEGVPRTFKEICAVSKISKKEIGRCFKLILKALETSVDLITTGDFMSRFCSNLGLPNMVQRAATHIARKAVEIDIVPGRSPISVAAAAIYMASQASEDKKSQKEIGDIAGVADVTIRQSYKLMYPHAGKLFPEDFKFATPIDQLPQM; this comes from the exons atggCAAGTTCGTCAAG ACATGAAACAAACAAAGTTTGCTGTTATGCACATCCAGATGCACCACTTATCGAAGACTATCGAGCTGGTGATCAAATTTGTTCAGAGTGTGGATTAGTTGTAGGGGATAG GGTTATAGATGTTGGTTCAGAATGGAGAACATTTAGTAATGAGAAAGCAGGTGTTGATCCATCACGTGTTGGTGGACCAGAAAATCCACTTCTCAATGGTTCAGATTTATCCACCATGATAGGTCCTGGAACTGGAGCAGCTTCGTTTGATGCTTTTGGTGCTTCCAAATATCAAAATAGACGTACA ATGAGCAGTTCTGACAGAGCATTGATCAATGCATTTCGTGAAATTAATGGAATGGCTGATCGTATTAATTTACCTAAAACTATTGTTGATAGAGCTAATAACTTATTTAAACAAGTTCATGATGGTAAAAATTTGAAAGGTCGTGCAAACGATGCCATTGCTTCAGCATGTTTGTATATTGCCTGCAGACAAGAAGGCGTGCCACGAACTTTCAAAGAGATTTGTGCAGTCAGCAAAATCAGCAAAAAAGAAATTGGGAGATGttttaaattgattttgaaagcACTTGAAACCAGTGTGGATCTTATCACTACAGGTGACTTCATGTCCAGGTTTTGCTCTAATCTTGGTCTTCCTAACATGGTGCAAAGAGCTGCTACACATATTGCTAGAAAAGCAGTAGAAATCGATATTGTACCTGGAAGATCGCCTATTTCTGTAGCAGCTGCTGCAATATATATGGCATCACAG GCTTCAGAAGATAAAAAGTCGCAAAAAGAAATTGGCGATATAGCTGGTGTGGCAGATGTTACGATCAGACAATCTTACAAGCTAATGTATCCGCATGCAGGAAAATTATTTCCAGAAGATTTCAAATTTGCAACACCTATTGATCAGTTACCACAAATGTAA